Proteins encoded by one window of Marixanthomonas sp. SCSIO 43207:
- the murC gene encoding UDP-N-acetylmuramate--L-alanine ligase, which yields MKYLDNIQTLYFIGIGGIGMSALARYCKLKGYDVSGYDRTESDITDTLISEDISISFEVSVESFKENSSDKENTLIVYTPAVKANAILSYVKDQNYTIVKRAALLGEITKDTFCLAVAGTHGKTTTSAILGHLLAETGMAVTAFLGGIAENYKSNFISNGTMITVVEADEFDRSFMQLRPDIACITSMDADHLDIYGEASEFENTFKDFSQLIENKEHLLYKKGLTLEGRTVAIEEKADYEAQNVKIEDGAYVFDLKTPTRTIENLHFFLPGKHNLHNAVTALGMAILAGSPTYRLPEALQSFKGVHRRFSYRIKTQDLVLIDDYAHHPTELNALHQAVTEMYPQEEKLIVFQPHLFSRTKDFATEFAESLSQFDEIVLLDIYPAREEPLQGITSKWLLEKVKSSRKRLVTKDELPTVVKQSKCKIKIMAGAGDIGVEVNKVKEYLQDEA from the coding sequence ATGAAATATTTAGACAACATACAAACCCTTTATTTTATAGGTATAGGTGGCATCGGTATGAGTGCATTGGCTCGTTACTGTAAGCTAAAAGGGTATGATGTTTCAGGATATGATAGAACAGAAAGTGATATTACCGACACGCTCATTTCTGAAGACATTTCTATTTCATTTGAAGTTTCCGTTGAAAGTTTTAAAGAAAATAGCTCTGACAAAGAAAATACGTTGATTGTATATACGCCTGCGGTTAAGGCTAACGCAATACTTTCATACGTTAAAGACCAAAATTATACCATTGTAAAAAGAGCTGCCTTACTAGGTGAAATTACAAAAGACACTTTTTGCTTGGCAGTAGCCGGGACACACGGTAAAACTACAACTTCGGCTATTCTAGGTCATCTTTTGGCAGAAACCGGAATGGCAGTAACTGCTTTTCTAGGCGGAATAGCAGAGAACTATAAATCAAACTTTATATCAAACGGGACAATGATAACGGTAGTAGAAGCAGATGAGTTTGACCGCTCTTTTATGCAGTTAAGACCCGATATAGCTTGTATCACTTCAATGGACGCAGATCATTTAGATATTTATGGCGAGGCCTCAGAATTTGAAAATACATTTAAAGATTTCTCTCAATTAATTGAAAATAAAGAACACCTTCTGTATAAAAAAGGATTGACACTTGAAGGAAGAACAGTTGCAATTGAAGAAAAAGCAGATTATGAAGCACAGAATGTTAAAATTGAAGATGGCGCTTATGTTTTTGACCTAAAAACACCTACTAGAACTATTGAAAATTTACACTTTTTTTTGCCCGGCAAACATAACCTACATAATGCTGTAACTGCTTTGGGTATGGCGATTTTAGCAGGCTCCCCAACCTATCGCTTACCCGAAGCGTTACAAAGCTTTAAAGGTGTGCACAGAAGATTTTCATATAGAATTAAAACCCAAGATCTAGTATTGATTGATGATTATGCGCATCACCCAACAGAATTAAACGCTTTGCATCAAGCTGTAACCGAAATGTATCCTCAGGAAGAGAAATTGATTGTTTTTCAGCCCCATCTTTTTAGTCGAACAAAAGATTTTGCTACAGAATTTGCTGAAAGTTTATCACAATTTGACGAAATAGTATTACTAGATATTTATCCTGCACGCGAAGAACCACTACAAGGAATAACTTCAAAATGGTTGCTGGAAAAAGTAAAGTCAAGCAGAAAAAGATTAGTTACAAAAGATGAATTACCTACTGTTGTAAAACAATCAAAATGTAAAATAAAGATTATGGCAGGCGCTGGTGATATTGGTGTTGAGGTAAATAAAGTAAAAGAGTATTTGCAAGATGAAGCATAA
- the murG gene encoding undecaprenyldiphospho-muramoylpentapeptide beta-N-acetylglucosaminyltransferase encodes MKPYKFIISGGGTGGHIYPAIAIADELRQRYPDAEFLFVGANDRMEMDKVPQAGYKIKGLWISGLQRKLSLKNLMFPFKLLSSLFKSKQILNKFKPTVAIGTGGYASAPLLKIASQKGIPCLIQEQNSHAGITNKWLSGKVKTICVAYDGMEAFFPSNKIVFTGNPVRQDLLDISQKRNEAQSFFELDPSKKTLLVLGGSLGARKINELIDASQAFFTENNVQVIWQCGSFYEEFYKDKTSKTIKVHAFLNRMDLAYAAADIIISRAGALSVSELCLVGKPVIFIPSPNVAEDHQTKNAKAVSENNAAILLKENELNETFETTFLSLLTSEEKQHQLSENIKKMAKPNATKDIVTEIEKLVSNR; translated from the coding sequence GTGAAACCATATAAATTTATCATATCAGGCGGTGGAACCGGTGGTCATATCTATCCGGCAATAGCTATTGCAGATGAACTTCGGCAACGATATCCCGATGCAGAATTCTTATTTGTGGGTGCAAACGACCGTATGGAAATGGATAAAGTACCACAAGCTGGTTATAAAATTAAAGGATTATGGATTTCAGGATTGCAACGAAAATTAAGTTTAAAAAACTTGATGTTTCCGTTTAAGTTACTTTCAAGTTTATTCAAGTCAAAACAAATACTAAATAAGTTCAAACCCACGGTAGCAATTGGTACAGGAGGATATGCAAGCGCACCGTTATTGAAAATAGCTTCTCAAAAAGGAATTCCTTGTTTAATTCAAGAGCAAAACAGTCACGCCGGTATTACCAATAAATGGTTGAGTGGTAAGGTGAAAACCATTTGTGTAGCCTACGATGGGATGGAAGCATTTTTTCCTTCAAATAAAATTGTTTTTACCGGAAATCCGGTTAGGCAAGACTTGCTAGATATTTCACAAAAAAGAAACGAAGCGCAATCCTTTTTTGAACTTGACCCTTCTAAGAAAACCTTGTTGGTTTTGGGAGGAAGCCTTGGCGCAAGAAAAATAAATGAATTAATAGATGCTTCACAAGCATTCTTTACTGAAAACAATGTACAAGTAATCTGGCAATGCGGAAGTTTTTATGAAGAATTTTACAAAGATAAAACGTCAAAAACGATTAAAGTGCACGCTTTTTTAAATAGAATGGATTTAGCTTATGCAGCTGCAGATATTATTATTTCAAGAGCGGGAGCGCTATCGGTTTCAGAATTGTGTCTGGTAGGAAAACCGGTGATATTTATTCCTTCGCCTAATGTTGCAGAAGATCATCAAACCAAAAACGCTAAAGCTGTTTCAGAAAACAATGCAGCTATTTTATTGAAAGAAAATGAACTAAATGAAACATTTGAAACTACGTTTTTAAGTTTGCTTACTTCAGAAGAAAAGCAGCATCAACTTTCAGAAAACATAAAAAAAATGGCCAAACCTAATGCCACAAAAGATATAGTGACAGAAATAGAAAAATTAGTATCAAATAGATGA
- a CDS encoding FtsW/RodA/SpoVE family cell cycle protein, with protein MREIFHHIKGDRVIWAIVALLAVFSFLPVYSASSNLAYLYGDGNTLPYLLKHLAHLLLGFAILYGIHKIPYHYFRGLSIIALPLVIVLLLLTLGQGTTIDGANASRWIRVPFVGVTFQTSTLAAVVLLTYVARYLSKIKDTSVTFKETLLPLWVPVFVVLALILPANFSTTAIIFAMVVMLVFVGGYPLKYLTIILGAGLLCLTLFILTAKAFPGVFPNRVDTWISRIDNFVDGEDTEADYQIEKAKIAIASGGITGLGPGKSVQKNFLPQSSSDFIYAIIVEEFGLVGALFLLFLYLFLLFRLVIVAYKSTSIFGKLLVIGVGLPIVFQAFINMAVAVELFPVTGQTLPLISSGGTSIWMTCLAVGMVLSVSANRQINKEKEEQEENPLDVLSETI; from the coding sequence ATGCGAGAGATTTTTCATCACATAAAAGGAGATCGGGTTATATGGGCCATAGTGGCACTATTGGCTGTATTTTCGTTTTTACCGGTTTACAGCGCCAGTAGTAATTTGGCGTATTTATACGGTGATGGAAATACCTTACCTTATTTACTGAAACATCTTGCGCATCTATTATTAGGATTTGCCATTTTGTATGGTATTCATAAAATACCTTATCATTATTTTAGAGGGTTGTCAATTATTGCTTTACCGCTTGTAATTGTATTGTTATTATTAACCTTGGGGCAAGGAACAACCATTGATGGGGCAAATGCTAGTCGCTGGATTAGGGTGCCGTTTGTAGGCGTGACTTTCCAGACCTCTACATTGGCAGCAGTAGTATTACTTACATATGTAGCACGATATTTATCAAAAATAAAAGATACATCGGTTACTTTTAAAGAAACCTTGCTTCCGCTGTGGGTGCCTGTTTTTGTTGTGCTGGCATTAATACTTCCGGCAAACTTTTCAACTACGGCTATCATTTTTGCAATGGTAGTTATGTTGGTATTTGTAGGAGGTTATCCTTTGAAATATCTTACTATCATTCTAGGAGCCGGTCTTTTGTGCTTAACACTCTTTATTTTGACAGCAAAAGCATTTCCTGGAGTGTTTCCTAATCGAGTAGATACGTGGATAAGCAGGATAGATAATTTTGTTGATGGTGAAGATACCGAAGCAGATTATCAAATTGAAAAAGCAAAAATTGCTATTGCTTCAGGAGGAATTACAGGATTAGGTCCCGGAAAAAGTGTTCAGAAAAACTTTTTACCACAATCATCCTCAGATTTTATCTATGCAATTATTGTAGAAGAATTTGGACTGGTTGGCGCTTTGTTTTTACTATTCCTATATCTATTTCTACTTTTTAGACTGGTAATTGTAGCCTATAAATCAACATCAATTTTCGGAAAATTATTGGTAATAGGTGTTGGTTTGCCAATTGTATTTCAGGCCTTTATAAACATGGCAGTTGCTGTTGAATTATTTCCTGTTACAGGACAAACTTTACCGTTAATAAGTAGTGGAGGAACTTCAATCTGGATGACTTGTTTGGCTGTAGGAATGGTATTAAGTGTAAGCGCAAATAGACAAATTAATAAAGAAAAGGAAGAGCAAGAAGAAAACCCTTTAGACGTACTAAGTGAAACCATATAA
- the murD gene encoding UDP-N-acetylmuramoyl-L-alanine--D-glutamate ligase, giving the protein MADRLVILGAGESGVGTALLGKKQKYEVFVSDFGKIKETYKQVLIHNEIDWEEEGHTEAKVLSADVVMKSPGIPDSAAIVVKLKDKGVSVISEIEFASQFTNATIVGITGSNGKTTTATLTYEVLKNGELNVALGGNIGKSFAEQVSEEKFTSYVLELSSFQLDGIETFKPHIAVLTNITPDHLDRYDHDFSKYIAAKFRITMNQTADDYFIYNADDEVITSWLSEHPIPSQLLPFSAKKELKQGAYIKNNEIIITIDNKQFTMPITSLGLQGEHNTKNAMAASTVAKLLKIRKATIRESMESFQGVEHRLEKVLKINNVMYINDSKATNVNATFYALDSMESPTVWIVGGVDKGNDYSELLPLVNEKVKAIICLGVDNEKLTRQFGNIVDMMVETQSMQEAVKIAYKLAERGDSVLLSPACASFDLFTNYEDRGRQFKEAVRHL; this is encoded by the coding sequence ATGGCGGATCGATTAGTGATTTTAGGAGCTGGTGAAAGCGGAGTAGGAACAGCGCTCTTAGGAAAGAAACAAAAATATGAAGTCTTTGTTTCAGACTTCGGAAAAATAAAAGAAACATATAAACAAGTTCTTATACATAATGAGATTGACTGGGAAGAAGAAGGTCATACTGAAGCCAAAGTGCTTTCAGCAGATGTGGTGATGAAAAGTCCGGGAATTCCTGACTCTGCAGCTATTGTAGTAAAACTGAAAGATAAAGGAGTTTCTGTTATTTCTGAAATTGAATTTGCGTCACAATTTACCAATGCAACAATTGTAGGAATTACAGGAAGTAATGGAAAAACAACCACAGCAACATTAACCTATGAGGTGCTTAAAAATGGCGAGCTAAATGTTGCTCTGGGCGGAAACATAGGAAAAAGTTTTGCCGAACAAGTTTCTGAAGAAAAATTTACAAGCTATGTGCTGGAGTTGAGCAGTTTTCAATTGGACGGAATAGAAACGTTTAAGCCACATATAGCTGTTTTAACAAACATTACACCAGATCATTTAGACCGATACGATCACGATTTCAGTAAATACATTGCTGCAAAATTCAGAATTACAATGAATCAAACAGCAGATGACTATTTTATTTACAATGCAGATGATGAAGTGATTACATCTTGGCTTTCTGAACATCCTATACCATCTCAATTATTGCCCTTTTCAGCAAAAAAAGAGTTGAAACAAGGAGCGTATATAAAAAACAATGAAATAATAATAACAATAGATAATAAGCAATTTACTATGCCAATAACATCTTTAGGTTTACAAGGAGAACACAATACAAAAAACGCAATGGCGGCTTCAACTGTCGCTAAATTATTAAAAATACGCAAGGCTACCATTAGAGAGTCTATGGAAAGCTTTCAAGGGGTTGAGCACCGTCTTGAAAAAGTTTTGAAGATTAACAATGTCATGTATATCAATGATTCAAAAGCGACCAATGTTAACGCTACATTTTATGCGTTAGACAGTATGGAAAGCCCAACTGTTTGGATTGTGGGTGGCGTTGATAAAGGAAATGATTATTCAGAGTTACTTCCGTTAGTTAATGAAAAAGTGAAAGCAATTATTTGCTTGGGTGTAGATAATGAAAAGTTGACAAGACAATTTGGAAATATAGTAGATATGATGGTTGAAACACAATCTATGCAAGAAGCTGTAAAAATAGCTTACAAGTTGGCTGAGAGAGGCGATAGCGTGTTGTTGTCACCAGCTTGTGCAAGTTTTGATTTATTTACCAATTATGAAGATAGAGGAAGACAGTTTAAAGAAGCAGTAAGACATCTTTAA
- the mraY gene encoding phospho-N-acetylmuramoyl-pentapeptide-transferase yields the protein MLYYLFEYLEKQYQFPGASLFGFITFRAALAVILSLFIATVYGKKIIKYLQRKQMGETIRDLGLEGQNEKAGTPTMGGLIIILATLVPVLLFAKLENIYVIMLIVTTIWMGIIGFIDDYLKKFKNDKAGLPGKFKIIGQIGLGIFVGVTMYLHPDVTVKRKIMKPTNATEIVAASESQEEFNPEEKTLLTTIPFVKQNEFNYEKLVSWLGDGYTKYVWVIFIPIVIFIITAVSNGANLTDGIDGLAAGSSAIIGITLAIFAWVSGNVIFSDYLNIMYIPNTGELTIFITAFVGALIGFLWYNAYPAQVFMGDTGSLTIGGIIAVMAIAIRKEWLIPILCGIFLMENLSVVLQVSWFKYTKKKFGEGRRIFRMSPLHHHYQVKGFHESKIVTRFWIIGIFLAILTIVTLKIR from the coding sequence ATGCTGTATTATCTGTTTGAATATTTAGAAAAACAATATCAGTTTCCGGGAGCGAGCCTTTTTGGGTTTATCACGTTTCGGGCAGCATTAGCGGTTATTTTATCGCTTTTTATAGCAACTGTTTACGGAAAAAAAATAATCAAATACCTACAACGTAAACAGATGGGTGAGACCATTCGTGATTTAGGCTTAGAGGGGCAAAATGAAAAAGCTGGAACACCTACAATGGGTGGTTTGATTATCATTTTGGCAACTTTAGTACCCGTGCTACTTTTTGCCAAACTTGAAAATATATATGTCATCATGTTGATAGTAACCACCATCTGGATGGGCATTATTGGGTTTATTGATGATTATTTGAAAAAGTTTAAAAATGATAAAGCCGGTTTGCCCGGAAAATTTAAAATCATTGGTCAAATAGGATTGGGGATTTTTGTTGGGGTAACTATGTATTTGCATCCAGATGTTACGGTAAAACGTAAGATAATGAAACCAACAAATGCTACCGAAATTGTTGCTGCCAGTGAGTCTCAAGAAGAATTTAACCCAGAAGAAAAAACTCTATTAACCACAATACCATTTGTAAAACAAAACGAATTTAATTATGAAAAACTTGTTAGTTGGTTAGGTGATGGATATACAAAATATGTGTGGGTGATTTTTATACCTATTGTAATTTTTATTATTACAGCAGTCTCAAATGGAGCCAATCTTACCGACGGTATTGACGGTCTAGCAGCCGGTTCATCTGCCATAATAGGTATAACCTTGGCAATATTTGCCTGGGTGTCTGGTAATGTGATTTTTTCAGATTACTTAAACATTATGTACATCCCCAATACAGGCGAACTCACCATTTTTATAACCGCTTTTGTGGGTGCTCTCATTGGGTTTTTGTGGTACAATGCCTATCCAGCGCAAGTATTTATGGGTGATACTGGAAGTTTGACCATTGGCGGTATAATCGCTGTTATGGCTATTGCAATACGAAAAGAATGGTTAATTCCCATCCTCTGCGGAATATTTTTAATGGAAAATCTTTCGGTGGTTTTACAAGTAAGTTGGTTTAAATACACAAAGAAAAAATTTGGAGAAGGTAGACGAATTTTCAGAATGTCACCCTTGCACCATCACTATCAAGTTAAAGGCTTTCACGAAAGCAAGATAGTAACACGATTCTGGATTATAGGAATTTTTCTAGCGATTTTGACGATTGTTACGCTTAAAATTAGATAA
- a CDS encoding UDP-N-acetylmuramoyl-L-alanyl-D-glutamate--2,6-diaminopimelate ligase: MRILKDILYKIPIDKTIGSTSVAVRNIEFDSRKVELNDVFVAIKGTVSDGHSYITKAAENGALVIICEILPETIINGITYIQVADSHKALAIMAANYFENPSENIKLIGITGTNGKTTISTLLYDLFTAAGYKTGLISTVKVMVGSTRYEAKRTTPDSITINKYLDEMVQEGVEFCFMEVSSHGIHQKRTEGLHFSGGIFTNLSHDHLDYHKDFKEYRDVKKKFFDQLPKFAFALVNIDDKNGAYMLQNSKAKKYTYALKSYADYKVQILENQFTGLLLKINNNEIWVKLIGAFNAYNMLAIFGTADLLGLETMELLQLMSTLNSVDGRFQYVVSEKKITAIVDYAHTPDALQNVLETINSIRTGNEELITVVGCGGDRDATKRPVMGKIAATLSTKVVFTSDNPRTEDPDKIIEEVEAGVPAEHFKKTVSITNRKQAIKNACQMANENDIILIAGKGHETYQEINGKRNDFDDFKIVNEFLKALNK, translated from the coding sequence GTGAGAATATTAAAAGACATATTGTATAAAATTCCTATTGACAAAACAATAGGAAGCACCTCTGTTGCAGTGAGAAATATTGAGTTTGACTCAAGAAAGGTCGAGCTTAACGATGTTTTTGTGGCTATAAAAGGAACCGTATCAGACGGTCATAGTTATATCACAAAAGCAGCAGAAAATGGAGCCTTGGTGATTATATGTGAAATACTTCCTGAAACGATAATTAATGGTATAACCTATATACAAGTAGCAGACTCGCATAAAGCTTTGGCTATTATGGCAGCCAATTATTTTGAAAACCCTTCAGAAAATATAAAATTGATAGGTATTACCGGTACAAATGGTAAAACAACAATATCAACTTTATTGTATGATTTGTTTACTGCTGCAGGTTATAAAACCGGGTTGATTTCTACCGTAAAAGTTATGGTGGGTAGTACTCGTTATGAAGCTAAAAGAACCACACCAGACTCAATAACAATTAATAAGTATTTGGATGAGATGGTGCAAGAAGGAGTAGAATTTTGCTTTATGGAGGTTAGTTCACACGGCATTCACCAAAAGAGAACCGAAGGGCTGCATTTTTCAGGAGGAATTTTTACCAATTTATCTCACGATCATTTAGACTATCACAAAGATTTTAAAGAATATCGAGATGTAAAAAAGAAGTTTTTTGATCAATTACCCAAATTTGCTTTTGCCTTAGTAAATATAGATGATAAAAACGGAGCTTATATGCTTCAAAATTCAAAAGCAAAAAAATATACCTATGCGTTAAAAAGCTACGCAGATTATAAAGTTCAGATTCTTGAAAACCAATTTACAGGATTACTTCTGAAGATTAACAATAATGAAATCTGGGTAAAATTGATTGGTGCCTTTAATGCTTACAATATGTTGGCAATTTTTGGAACAGCTGATCTTTTGGGTCTTGAAACTATGGAGTTGCTTCAATTAATGAGCACTTTAAATAGTGTAGATGGGCGTTTTCAATATGTAGTTTCAGAAAAGAAAATTACAGCCATTGTAGATTATGCGCATACGCCAGATGCATTACAAAATGTATTAGAAACTATTAATAGTATTCGTACCGGTAATGAAGAGTTGATAACAGTAGTAGGATGTGGCGGTGATCGAGATGCTACCAAGCGTCCCGTTATGGGCAAAATAGCAGCAACACTAAGTACAAAAGTTGTCTTCACTAGTGATAATCCACGTACAGAAGATCCAGATAAAATTATTGAAGAGGTAGAAGCTGGAGTTCCTGCTGAGCATTTCAAAAAAACGGTTTCAATAACCAATCGTAAACAAGCTATTAAAAATGCTTGCCAAATGGCAAATGAGAATGACATCATTTTAATCGCAGGTAAAGGTCATGAAACCTATCAAGAGATTAATGGAAAACGAAATGATTTTGATGATTTTAAAATTGTAAACGAATTTTTAAAAGCCTTAAATAAATAA
- a CDS encoding penicillin-binding protein, translating to MFLFAIGITVKLINIQFVDGDAYRELAHKNTTRNFVIPANRGNVYAEDGSLLATSVPKYDIRFDAVTVSSENFKEHIVPLSEAMGKMFNRSASYYQNIFRKARANKNRYLLVARNLGYSDYIKLKNFPLFKLGPYKGGIIVEQRTVREHPLGKVAERLVGDQKNNSPGVYEVGLEGAFDTYLRGKEGKRLKQKIARGQWKPVFDENEVEPQDGYDVVSTINANIQDIAHHALLKQMEYYEAEHGSVIVMEVKTGEIKAVANLGRTSSGNYYEKLNYAVGESHEPGSTFKVMALMAALEDKKIDTSTVVDTKNGRKRFYGRYIHDSKHGGYGEISAAKSLEVSSNIGLATIIDEAYADNPEEFISKLKDWNLDQKIGIKIKGEGKPVIPEPGHKLWSKNALPSIAYGYNLRLTPLQTLSFYNAIANDGVMVKPRFIKEIRAWNQEVETFDTEVVNDKICSDKTLNEIRDILKNIVKRGTGKPLYSKYFSMAGKTGTARTEYWMEDWEKDRRYISSFSGYFPAENPKYSCIVVIHKPSTKKGYYGADVTGPVFKRIAQKIFTESPLVAEIANIDEEDPALNKDYQKYYPKAQAHYTKVPNVKGMAGMDAVSLLENLGLKVQIVGNGTVADQSIESGQALKSGQQIVLTLS from the coding sequence ATGTTTCTCTTCGCTATTGGAATTACGGTAAAACTCATCAATATCCAGTTTGTGGATGGAGATGCGTATAGAGAGTTGGCACATAAAAACACCACTCGCAACTTTGTGATTCCGGCTAATAGAGGAAATGTATATGCTGAAGATGGAAGCTTGTTGGCTACTTCGGTGCCAAAGTATGATATTCGTTTTGATGCTGTGACGGTCTCTTCAGAAAACTTCAAAGAACACATTGTGCCTCTTTCTGAAGCAATGGGAAAAATGTTTAACCGCAGTGCATCGTATTATCAAAATATATTCAGAAAGGCGAGAGCCAATAAAAACAGGTATTTATTAGTAGCTCGTAACTTAGGATATTCAGATTATATAAAGTTGAAAAACTTTCCACTCTTCAAGTTAGGTCCTTACAAAGGTGGAATTATAGTGGAACAACGTACCGTTCGTGAGCATCCATTAGGAAAGGTTGCTGAACGCTTAGTAGGTGATCAAAAAAACAATAGTCCTGGAGTGTATGAGGTGGGGTTAGAAGGTGCTTTTGATACCTATTTACGCGGAAAAGAAGGGAAACGCTTAAAACAAAAAATTGCTCGAGGCCAGTGGAAACCGGTATTTGATGAGAATGAGGTGGAGCCACAAGATGGATACGATGTAGTTTCTACCATTAACGCAAACATTCAAGATATTGCTCACCACGCTTTATTAAAGCAAATGGAGTATTATGAAGCTGAGCATGGCTCTGTGATTGTGATGGAAGTGAAAACTGGCGAAATTAAAGCTGTAGCAAACCTCGGTAGAACGTCTAGTGGAAATTATTATGAAAAACTAAATTATGCAGTTGGCGAAAGTCATGAACCTGGTTCAACTTTTAAGGTGATGGCTCTTATGGCTGCTCTGGAAGATAAAAAGATAGACACGTCTACGGTTGTTGATACCAAGAATGGGAGAAAGCGGTTTTATGGTCGCTATATTCACGATTCAAAACACGGGGGATATGGAGAAATTTCAGCAGCAAAATCTTTAGAAGTTTCTTCAAATATAGGCTTGGCGACAATTATTGATGAAGCTTATGCAGATAACCCCGAAGAGTTTATATCCAAATTAAAAGATTGGAATCTTGATCAAAAAATAGGTATTAAGATTAAAGGTGAGGGAAAACCTGTGATCCCTGAGCCGGGTCATAAATTATGGAGTAAAAACGCATTGCCTTCAATTGCGTACGGTTATAACCTTCGTCTTACTCCGTTACAAACACTTTCTTTTTATAATGCAATTGCTAATGATGGGGTGATGGTTAAGCCTCGTTTCATTAAAGAAATTCGTGCTTGGAATCAAGAGGTAGAAACTTTTGACACCGAAGTGGTGAATGACAAAATCTGTTCAGATAAAACACTTAATGAAATTCGGGATATACTTAAAAACATTGTAAAACGAGGAACCGGTAAACCATTGTACTCAAAATACTTTTCCATGGCTGGAAAAACGGGAACCGCTCGTACCGAATACTGGATGGAAGATTGGGAAAAAGACCGAAGGTATATTTCTTCCTTTTCAGGATATTTTCCTGCCGAAAACCCCAAGTATTCTTGTATTGTGGTAATCCATAAACCAAGCACCAAAAAAGGGTATTATGGAGCCGATGTTACCGGACCGGTTTTTAAGCGTATTGCTCAGAAAATTTTTACAGAATCACCTCTAGTTGCCGAAATAGCAAACATAGATGAAGAAGATCCTGCTCTAAATAAAGACTATCAAAAGTATTACCCCAAAGCTCAAGCGCACTATACAAAAGTGCCTAATGTAAAAGGCATGGCGGGTATGGATGCTGTTTCATTGTTAGAGAATTTAGGTTTAAAAGTTCAAATAGTTGGAAATGGAACCGTAGCAGACCAATCTATAGAATCTGGTCAAGCATTAAAGAGCGGACAGCAAATAGTATTAACATTATCGTGA
- a CDS encoding FtsL-like putative cell division protein: MKKNFYNIIKGKFLVNDDALKNWRFIFFLSLLALIMIASSHSADKKVYHVAKLNNEVKELKSEYLDIRKKVMQARMESKIEAAMAKRGLAPSVTPPQKIKIIHKE; encoded by the coding sequence ATGAAAAAAAACTTTTACAATATAATCAAGGGTAAGTTTTTGGTAAATGATGATGCCTTAAAAAATTGGCGCTTCATCTTTTTTCTGTCTTTACTGGCTTTAATAATGATTGCAAGTTCGCATAGTGCAGATAAAAAAGTTTACCACGTTGCAAAATTAAACAATGAGGTTAAAGAGTTAAAAAGCGAGTATCTAGACATTAGAAAAAAAGTGATGCAAGCTAGAATGGAGAGCAAAATTGAAGCTGCTATGGCAAAAAGAGGCTTAGCGCCTTCAGTAACACCTCCTCAAAAAATAAAAATAATACACAAAGAGTAA